In a genomic window of Aggregatimonas sangjinii:
- the gldF gene encoding gliding motility-associated ABC transporter permease subunit GldF, which yields MLAIFKREIQSFFASPVGYLVVGLFLILNGLFLWVFRGDFNIFDYGFADLGKFFSLAPWIFLFLIPALTMKSFSEEKKLGTLELLVIKPISLWQTVLGKFLGTLVLALIALAPTLLYVYTVSQLGTTVGNLDMGLVAGYYFGAIFLIACYTAIGVFSSTLSQNQIAVFIIAIVVCFMLYYGFEGVSTLIPNGQVSVFVRGLGMQAHFESIARGVIDTRDLTYFASLTLFFLFLTVVQLKNQHR from the coding sequence ATGCTTGCCATCTTTAAACGAGAAATACAATCTTTTTTCGCTTCACCTGTAGGCTATCTTGTGGTCGGCCTGTTTCTGATCCTAAACGGACTATTCCTTTGGGTTTTCAGAGGGGATTTCAACATTTTTGATTACGGTTTTGCTGATTTGGGAAAGTTCTTCTCACTGGCGCCATGGATATTTCTTTTTTTGATTCCCGCTCTCACGATGAAGAGTTTTTCAGAGGAAAAAAAACTGGGCACTTTAGAACTTTTGGTGATTAAACCGATTTCGCTTTGGCAAACGGTTTTAGGGAAGTTTCTGGGCACCTTGGTCTTAGCACTGATCGCACTTGCCCCTACCCTGCTTTATGTATATACCGTCTCGCAATTGGGGACTACTGTCGGCAATCTGGATATGGGCCTCGTTGCAGGCTACTATTTCGGTGCTATTTTTTTGATTGCCTGCTATACGGCCATAGGAGTGTTCTCATCTACTCTGTCGCAGAATCAGATTGCGGTTTTTATCATTGCCATCGTCGTTTGTTTTATGCTGTATTATGGGTTTGAGGGAGTGTCCACCCTTATTCCTAACGGTCAAGTTTCTGTATTCGTGCGGGGTTTGGGCATGCAAGCCCATTTTGAAAGTATTGCTCGCGGCGTTATTGATACCCGTGATTTGACCTATTTTGCATCGCTCACCCTCTTTTTTCTATTTCTGACCGTCGTTCAACTTAAAAACCAGCATCGGTAA
- a CDS encoding PhoH family protein — translation MNELILELTDISPRDFFGQQNENIDLLKKYFPKLKIVARGSKIKVYGDEELLEEFERRFDMITAHYAKYNKIDENAIERVLTSNVASDYQTPEKSGETLVHGVNGKLIKALTVNQRKLVDAAKRNDMVFAIGPAGTGKTYTGVALAVKALKEKQVKRIILTRPAVEAGENLGFLPGDLKEKLDPYMQPLYDALRDMIPGEKLSHFIENGTIQIAPLAFMRGRTLDNAFVILDEAQNTTHAQMKMFLTRMGKNAKFLVTGDPGQIDLPRRVISGLKEALLVLKDIDGISIIYLDDKDVIRHKLVKKVIDAYKNIEHQN, via the coding sequence TTGAACGAACTTATCCTAGAGCTTACAGACATTAGTCCCAGAGATTTTTTTGGACAACAAAACGAGAACATAGACCTTTTAAAAAAATATTTTCCCAAGTTGAAAATCGTCGCACGGGGAAGTAAAATTAAAGTATATGGCGACGAAGAGCTTCTAGAAGAGTTCGAAAGGCGTTTCGACATGATTACGGCGCACTATGCCAAGTACAATAAAATAGATGAAAACGCCATTGAACGTGTACTTACGAGCAATGTAGCATCCGATTATCAAACCCCGGAAAAAAGTGGGGAAACCTTGGTACATGGTGTCAACGGAAAATTGATAAAGGCACTCACGGTAAACCAGCGTAAATTGGTTGACGCTGCAAAGCGAAACGATATGGTCTTTGCCATAGGACCTGCCGGTACGGGCAAAACATATACCGGAGTTGCCTTGGCCGTCAAGGCCTTGAAAGAAAAACAAGTAAAGCGTATTATCTTGACCAGACCTGCGGTAGAGGCAGGCGAAAATCTCGGCTTCTTACCTGGGGATTTAAAAGAAAAACTGGACCCTTATATGCAACCGCTATATGATGCTTTGCGCGATATGATACCCGGTGAAAAGCTGAGTCACTTTATAGAAAACGGAACCATACAAATAGCGCCGTTGGCTTTCATGCGTGGTCGCACTTTGGACAACGCCTTCGTTATTTTAGACGAAGCCCAAAATACCACCCATGCCCAAATGAAAATGTTCCTTACCCGAATGGGTAAAAATGCCAAATTTTTGGTAACCGGAGATCCCGGTCAGATAGATTTACCCAGAAGGGTGATTTCGGGGCTGAAAGAAGCTTTGTTGGTTTTAAAGGATATTGACGGTATTTCCATTATTTATTTGGATGATAAGGACGTGATTAGGCATAAACTCGTGAAGAAGGTCATCGATGCGTATAAGAACATAGAGCATCAGAATTAA
- a CDS encoding phosphoribosylaminoimidazolesuccinocarboxamide synthase, protein MSNTIIDTNFDFPGQNGIYKGKVREVYRLENDIMVMVATDRLSAFDVVMPRGIPFKGQILNQIATKMMADTSDIVPNWLLASPDPNVAIGHACEPFKVEMVIRGYMSGHAAREYRIGKRMLCGVPMPDGMQENDKFPEPIITPATKAEMGDHDEDISREDILKKGIVSEEDYTLLEHYTKALFQRGSEIANKRGLILVDTKYEFGKTKAGKIVLIDEIHTPDSSRYFYTEGYEERQKAGEAQKQLSKEFVRQWLISNNFQGLEGQTVPEMSDAYIESVSERYIELYENITAETFVKADIANIHKRIEQNVLHYLNAE, encoded by the coding sequence ATGAGTAACACCATTATCGACACCAACTTCGACTTTCCAGGTCAAAATGGTATTTACAAGGGTAAAGTAAGGGAAGTGTACCGTTTGGAAAACGATATTATGGTCATGGTCGCTACTGATCGCTTGTCCGCTTTTGATGTGGTCATGCCCAGGGGTATTCCGTTTAAAGGTCAAATTTTAAACCAGATCGCTACGAAAATGATGGCCGATACTTCCGACATTGTTCCGAATTGGTTATTGGCTTCACCAGATCCAAATGTTGCCATTGGTCATGCCTGTGAGCCATTTAAGGTTGAAATGGTCATACGGGGGTATATGTCGGGCCATGCCGCCAGGGAGTACAGAATCGGTAAGCGCATGCTTTGTGGTGTTCCCATGCCCGATGGGATGCAAGAGAACGATAAATTTCCAGAACCTATTATCACTCCTGCCACCAAAGCCGAAATGGGCGACCACGACGAGGATATTTCGCGTGAGGATATTTTAAAAAAAGGTATCGTTTCCGAGGAAGATTACACTCTTCTAGAACACTATACCAAGGCGCTGTTTCAAAGGGGAAGTGAGATTGCAAACAAAAGAGGCCTTATATTGGTCGATACGAAATACGAGTTCGGAAAGACCAAAGCGGGTAAAATCGTGTTGATCGACGAGATTCATACTCCCGATTCGTCCCGCTATTTTTATACGGAGGGTTACGAGGAGCGCCAAAAGGCTGGAGAGGCTCAAAAACAACTTTCCAAGGAGTTTGTAAGACAATGGTTGATCAGTAATAATTTTCAAGGGTTGGAAGGGCAAACAGTTCCTGAAATGAGCGATGCCTATATCGAATCGGTTTCCGAGAGGTATATTGAACTGTACGAAAATATCACCGCGGAAACTTTTGTCAAAGCCGATATAGCCAACATTCATAAGCGTATCGAGCAAAATGTACTCCATTATTTGAACGCGGAGTGA
- a CDS encoding S-adenosyl-l-methionine hydroxide adenosyltransferase family protein: protein MAIITLTTDFGLKDHFVGALKGSIYKELADAKVVDISHAISPFNIHECAYILKNSYKNFPKGTVHIVGVDAEPTPENQHIAVLIDGHYFISANNGVVGLIASEIMPEKVVKIDIPNPEHGSFPVLDVFVKVACHIARGGTLEVVGKTFAELKELVEDAPSVTDNGNRIVGSVAYIDNYGNVVTNIHKNFFDAYRKGRDFELNARTAAIKTIHNKYSDIVNFSIEKGKRAGAGSLLALFNSANFIELAIYKSDRHTVGGASNLLGLEYRDTITINFL from the coding sequence ATGGCAATTATCACGTTAACTACAGATTTTGGCCTTAAAGACCATTTTGTAGGTGCTTTAAAAGGTAGTATTTATAAAGAACTCGCCGATGCCAAGGTTGTTGATATTTCACATGCGATAAGTCCGTTCAACATTCATGAATGTGCTTACATCCTCAAGAATTCCTATAAAAATTTTCCCAAAGGCACTGTACATATTGTCGGGGTAGATGCAGAACCCACTCCGGAAAACCAGCATATTGCCGTTTTGATCGACGGGCACTATTTTATTTCGGCCAACAATGGGGTTGTAGGCTTGATCGCTTCTGAAATAATGCCTGAAAAAGTAGTCAAAATAGATATTCCCAATCCTGAACACGGTTCTTTTCCGGTGCTCGATGTCTTTGTGAAAGTTGCTTGCCATATTGCGCGTGGGGGTACTCTGGAAGTCGTCGGCAAAACCTTTGCCGAACTGAAGGAACTTGTAGAAGACGCCCCTAGCGTAACCGATAATGGCAATAGAATCGTAGGCAGTGTTGCTTATATCGATAACTATGGGAACGTAGTAACCAATATTCATAAGAATTTCTTTGATGCCTATCGTAAGGGACGAGATTTTGAATTGAATGCTAGAACAGCCGCAATCAAAACCATTCATAACAAGTACAGTGATATTGTAAATTTTTCTATTGAAAAAGGAAAACGGGCCGGAGCAGGCAGCTTGTTAGCCTTGTTCAACTCCGCCAATTTTATAGAATTAGCGATTTACAAAAGCGACCGGCATACCGTTGGTGGCGCTTCCAATCTGCTGGGACTGGAGTATCGCGATACCATTACCATAAATTTCCTATAA
- the dnaN gene encoding DNA polymerase III subunit beta → MKFIVSSTYLLKQLQVLGGVINNSNTLPILDNFLFELEKNKLTVSASDLETTMSSVLTVDSDNEGVIAVPARLLLETLKTFPEQPLTFVVEDNNTVEISSNHGKYALAYADGAEFPKAVELADPSSTTILGDILASAINKTIFAAGNDDLRPVMSGVFFQFSTEHLTFVATDAHKLVKYQRSDVSASQVAEFIMPKKPLTLLKGILAGSESDVTISYNDSNAKFSFEDTELICRLIDGKYPNYEAVIPKENPNKLSISRNQFLSSVRRVSIFSNKTTHQIRLKIAGAELNISAEDIDYSNKAEERLTCAYQGDDMQIGFNSRFLTEMLNNLTSDEVSLEMSLPNRAGILTPVDGLDEGETITMLVMPVMLNN, encoded by the coding sequence ATGAAATTCATAGTATCCAGCACCTATCTTTTAAAGCAACTTCAGGTATTGGGGGGTGTTATCAACAACAGCAATACCCTACCGATTTTGGATAACTTTTTATTCGAACTGGAAAAGAACAAGCTTACCGTGTCGGCTTCCGATTTGGAAACTACCATGAGCTCGGTGCTGACCGTAGATTCCGATAATGAAGGTGTCATCGCTGTTCCCGCACGGCTGCTGTTGGAGACCTTGAAAACATTCCCGGAACAACCTTTGACTTTCGTTGTGGAAGATAACAACACCGTCGAAATCAGTTCCAATCACGGTAAATATGCCTTGGCCTATGCCGATGGTGCGGAATTCCCGAAGGCGGTCGAATTGGCCGACCCGAGCTCTACGACCATCTTGGGCGATATTTTGGCCTCTGCAATCAACAAAACTATTTTTGCGGCAGGCAATGATGATCTTCGCCCAGTAATGAGCGGTGTGTTTTTTCAATTCTCTACAGAGCATCTGACCTTTGTTGCTACAGACGCACATAAATTGGTAAAGTACCAACGGTCGGATGTCAGTGCCTCCCAAGTAGCGGAATTTATCATGCCTAAAAAGCCATTGACACTTTTGAAAGGTATTCTGGCCGGAAGTGAATCGGATGTGACCATTTCATATAATGATAGCAATGCCAAGTTCAGTTTTGAGGATACCGAATTGATTTGTAGGCTTATTGATGGGAAGTACCCCAACTACGAAGCGGTTATCCCAAAGGAGAACCCAAATAAGCTTTCCATTTCAAGAAACCAGTTTTTGAGCTCCGTCCGTCGTGTTTCTATTTTCTCGAACAAGACCACACATCAAATCAGGTTGAAAATCGCCGGTGCGGAACTCAATATTTCAGCCGAGGATATCGACTACAGCAACAAAGCGGAAGAGCGATTGACGTGTGCTTATCAAGGCGATGATATGCAAATCGGTTTCAATTCCAGGTTTTTGACCGAAATGCTCAATAACCTGACGTCCGATGAAGTGTCATTGGAAATGAGCCTCCCCAATCGTGCCGGTATTCTCACGCCGGTCGATGGTTTGGACGAAGGTGAAACGATTACCATGTTGGTCATGCCGGTTATGCTCAATAATTGA
- the gldG gene encoding gliding motility-associated ABC transporter substrate-binding protein GldG, whose product MKKTGIPVLKALAILVLVNILAEFAHTRFDLTEDRRYTLSEPSIATVEKFTSPVIIDVLLEGKLPPEFVKLRTETQQLLEEFAAENDEIEFTFVDPLDGVAEVDATIAELQGLGLTPTQVTVQNDNKVSQEIIFPWAMVTYNNRTVKVPLLKNKQGASTEERINNSVQHLEYAFADAFTKTTLTEKKRVAVIKGNGELGDIYLADFLTTVRDYYNIGAITLDSVVTNPQKVLNQLKEYDLALVAKPTEAFSEAEKYVLDQYIVNGGKSVWLVDQVNIALDRLFNNSGSAIALPYELGLTDFFFKYGVRINPNLISDMYFTQIVLATGDGKASQYEPLPWLYHPMVFSQNNHPINTNLEAIRFQFANAIDTIANAYTKTIILKSSPLSKVDTTPRQVRLSMIDSPPDKEVFNNGGKAMAVLIEGDFSSAYANRVKPLKLEGIKEKGNTNKMLVVSDGDIIKNQLRNGRPLELGYDKWTSNYYGNKEFLVNAFNYLLDDTGLINIRNKQVAIPFLDEKKIIEQRTKWQLLNIGLPVVLVAIFGLLFNYFRKRKYGS is encoded by the coding sequence ATGAAAAAAACAGGAATACCGGTGCTCAAAGCCTTAGCCATATTGGTTCTCGTCAATATTTTGGCGGAGTTCGCACATACGCGTTTCGATTTAACGGAAGATCGTCGCTATACGCTATCCGAACCATCGATTGCTACTGTTGAAAAATTTACAAGCCCGGTAATTATCGATGTTTTGTTGGAAGGAAAACTTCCCCCTGAGTTTGTGAAACTCCGTACGGAAACCCAACAACTACTCGAAGAGTTCGCCGCCGAAAATGACGAAATAGAGTTCACCTTCGTAGACCCTTTGGACGGTGTTGCGGAAGTTGATGCCACCATCGCCGAATTGCAAGGGCTCGGCCTTACGCCGACGCAGGTAACGGTACAAAACGACAATAAGGTATCTCAGGAAATCATCTTCCCATGGGCCATGGTCACGTACAACAATAGAACCGTTAAAGTGCCGCTTTTAAAAAACAAGCAAGGGGCCAGCACAGAAGAACGTATCAATAATAGTGTGCAACACCTAGAATACGCCTTTGCCGATGCCTTTACGAAGACCACCCTGACCGAAAAGAAGCGAGTTGCCGTAATCAAGGGCAATGGAGAGTTAGGGGATATTTACCTTGCCGATTTCTTAACCACCGTTCGCGACTATTATAATATCGGTGCAATTACGTTGGATTCGGTGGTAACGAACCCTCAAAAGGTATTGAACCAATTGAAAGAATACGATTTAGCCCTAGTGGCAAAACCGACGGAAGCCTTTTCCGAAGCGGAGAAATATGTACTTGACCAGTATATCGTAAATGGTGGTAAATCCGTATGGTTGGTCGATCAGGTGAATATTGCGTTGGATAGACTTTTCAATAATAGCGGATCTGCGATTGCCCTACCCTATGAATTGGGGCTTACCGATTTCTTTTTCAAGTATGGGGTGCGAATTAATCCGAACTTGATCAGTGATATGTACTTTACCCAAATTGTGTTGGCCACGGGCGATGGCAAGGCCTCACAATACGAACCTCTGCCATGGCTCTATCATCCAATGGTCTTTTCCCAGAACAACCACCCGATCAATACGAACCTGGAGGCAATACGTTTTCAGTTTGCCAATGCCATTGACACCATAGCGAATGCCTATACAAAAACCATTATTTTAAAGAGTTCGCCTCTTTCGAAGGTAGATACCACGCCAAGGCAAGTAAGGCTTAGCATGATCGATTCCCCTCCTGATAAGGAAGTATTCAATAATGGTGGAAAAGCCATGGCGGTGTTGATCGAAGGGGATTTTTCATCTGCATACGCTAACCGCGTAAAGCCGCTAAAATTAGAGGGAATCAAGGAGAAAGGAAATACGAATAAAATGTTGGTGGTCTCCGATGGGGATATTATAAAAAACCAATTACGAAATGGCAGACCTTTAGAATTGGGCTATGACAAATGGACGAGTAATTATTACGGCAACAAGGAATTTTTGGTAAATGCCTTCAATTATCTTTTGGATGATACCGGACTTATAAACATTCGAAACAAGCAAGTGGCGATTCCTTTCTTGGACGAAAAGAAAATAATCGAACAGCGAACCAAATGGCAGCTACTGAATATTGGGCTTCCGGTTGTGCTTGTCGCTATTTTTGGCCTATTGTTCAACTATTTTCGAAAGCGCAAATACGGCTCGTAG
- a CDS encoding putative quinol monooxygenase, with the protein MLVRIVKMTFKHENIASFERIFEMHRGKIRAFEGCSFLELYQDEKQRNVFFTYSHWEHADFLEAYRKSELFMGVWAKTKVLFSKKPEAWSLTKVQEN; encoded by the coding sequence ATGCTCGTACGTATTGTAAAAATGACTTTCAAACACGAAAATATTGCTAGTTTTGAACGGATTTTTGAAATGCACCGAGGTAAGATTCGTGCTTTTGAAGGTTGTAGTTTCCTAGAATTGTATCAAGACGAAAAGCAACGCAATGTCTTTTTCACCTATAGCCATTGGGAGCACGCCGATTTTTTGGAAGCCTACAGAAAATCTGAACTTTTCATGGGTGTATGGGCAAAAACGAAGGTTCTTTTCAGTAAAAAACCCGAAGCGTGGAGTTTGACCAAAGTACAAGAAAACTAA